Proteins encoded in a region of the Zunongwangia endophytica genome:
- a CDS encoding flavohemoglobin expression-modulating QEGLA motif protein — MLEISEINKDSIETVLENIEKEQEINCSLPGGGLLHIEKELPYLIIYRHKENDPGTARLVISESSYLIIGNREFENYQNLLFAISDKLSATFKSYMLFEVFSGKVDSTTFYIKGPEDKLPNTLQKLNDELNAINKEYSGIYLKAEIQNTPHRQPEGEPDLLSVTELKKCGALITGLEVPPIYRNDNGELYPVFFRNFKDFIIKAIHKSIFEYIRIQTSGGVASYNALGRKYLKQKVFEIDKKLASVERAYQFLWLVSPSNIQEIKNTFFESNFDKVLDYHYRLLPIDPDVLKRKLYNLKIEDIDDPAMSFIFREKREELDKQITMLTERGSRNFFFSSIRLHRGVDNDLYEAAREILDHLQEKHSEEGNIIDSKGFSSLARREFDYFRSQDPHFKCKVHIRKDVNVMMVSHGELYIPHDYKMNETEAKALIQHEVGTHVLTYFNGSQQPLEQLSIGLADYDPLQEGLAVMAEYLVGGLTGNRLRTLAGRVIAGHALVQGGDFHSIFKLLNSEYGFSAERAFNIVSRIMQGGGFLKDIIYLKGLVELREYLQNGGLYEPLLAGKFSLKHTEIIEELTERRVLKSGALRPSYLSDENLTNRLNLIRDGLPISQMTTL, encoded by the coding sequence ATGTTGGAAATCTCAGAAATAAATAAAGATTCTATTGAAACTGTTTTAGAAAATATTGAGAAAGAACAGGAAATTAATTGCTCATTGCCTGGTGGCGGCTTATTACATATTGAAAAAGAGCTGCCATATCTTATTATCTATCGGCATAAGGAGAACGATCCGGGTACTGCCAGATTAGTAATTAGCGAATCCTCCTACCTAATTATTGGCAATAGAGAATTTGAAAATTATCAAAATTTACTTTTTGCAATTTCAGATAAACTTTCTGCAACCTTTAAATCTTATATGCTTTTTGAGGTTTTCTCTGGAAAAGTAGACAGTACTACATTCTATATCAAAGGACCAGAGGACAAGCTACCTAATACGCTGCAAAAACTTAACGATGAGCTTAATGCCATCAATAAAGAATATAGCGGTATTTATCTAAAAGCTGAAATTCAAAATACACCTCATCGACAACCAGAGGGAGAACCTGACCTTTTAAGTGTTACCGAATTAAAAAAATGTGGTGCGTTAATTACAGGTTTAGAGGTACCTCCTATTTATCGCAATGATAACGGAGAATTGTATCCGGTGTTTTTCAGAAATTTTAAGGATTTTATTATAAAAGCAATACATAAATCTATTTTTGAGTATATAAGAATTCAGACTTCTGGTGGGGTTGCCAGTTATAATGCACTAGGAAGAAAGTATCTTAAACAAAAAGTTTTTGAAATCGATAAAAAGCTAGCCAGTGTAGAGCGAGCTTATCAATTTTTATGGCTTGTTTCTCCTTCTAATATTCAGGAAATTAAAAATACTTTTTTCGAATCTAATTTCGACAAAGTTTTAGATTATCACTATCGTTTACTTCCTATCGATCCCGACGTTTTAAAACGTAAACTTTATAATTTAAAGATCGAGGATATCGACGATCCTGCTATGTCATTTATCTTCCGCGAAAAAAGGGAAGAGCTGGATAAGCAAATTACCATGTTAACTGAACGTGGTTCCCGAAACTTCTTCTTCAGTAGCATACGTCTACATAGAGGAGTTGATAATGATTTATACGAGGCTGCCAGGGAAATTTTAGATCACCTTCAAGAAAAACATTCAGAAGAAGGGAATATAATCGACTCTAAAGGCTTTAGTAGTTTAGCAAGGCGAGAATTTGATTACTTCAGGAGCCAGGATCCTCATTTTAAATGTAAAGTGCATATCCGTAAAGATGTAAACGTAATGATGGTTTCCCATGGGGAGCTTTATATTCCGCATGATTATAAAATGAATGAAACCGAGGCAAAAGCACTTATTCAGCATGAAGTAGGAACACATGTACTTACCTATTTTAATGGGAGCCAACAACCTTTAGAACAACTAAGCATAGGACTGGCAGATTACGATCCTTTACAAGAAGGACTGGCAGTGATGGCAGAATATTTAGTAGGTGGATTAACGGGTAACCGACTACGCACACTTGCAGGTCGCGTAATTGCCGGGCATGCACTTGTACAAGGCGGTGATTTTCACAGCATATTCAAATTACTGAATTCAGAATATGGTTTTTCTGCTGAAAGAGCCTTTAATATTGTTTCTCGAATTATGCAGGGCGGCGGATTCTTAAAAGATATTATTTATCTGAAGGGATTAGTCGAATTAAGGGAATACCTGCAAAACGGCGGATTATATGAACCGCTACTTGCGGGAAAATTCTCTCTGAAGCATACCGAAATTATCGAAGAATTAACTGAACGTCGTGTCTTGAAATCTGGTGCTTTACGGCCTAGTTATTTAAGTGACGAAAATTTAACCAATAGACTCAACCTAATCAGAGATGGTTTACCCATCTCACAAATGACAACACTATGA
- a CDS encoding glutathione synthetase, which translates to MKICFVLNDVATETCGTSMFLITKAHQRGHDVFVMGVGDFNFHHDKPITILATYAPKSTNTKSPKKYLEILQSSKAKTKKISAKDIDVLFIRNNPTEENAARAWAEQAGVAFGRMIQQEGVLVLNDAYALSHAFIDKLYFEELPADIKPDSLITRNKEDILKFWEDHDRKMVLKPLEGSGGEDVYLIDENEKNINQIIEHLSKSGYIIAQEFLPAVKEGDVRILLMNGRVIDRDGKKAIIRRVSGEGEFRSNFRQGATADSSDLTDAMKRIVSLTAPKLIRDGLFFVGLDVVKDKLIEINVLSPGGLDHMSEIGMPDFTDEIIEAIERKLEYKTMYDGKLSNRVLATMV; encoded by the coding sequence ATGAAAATTTGTTTTGTATTAAACGATGTTGCTACAGAAACTTGTGGCACGTCTATGTTTTTAATTACAAAAGCGCATCAGAGAGGCCATGATGTTTTTGTAATGGGTGTAGGAGATTTTAATTTTCATCACGACAAACCAATAACGATATTGGCCACTTACGCGCCAAAATCTACAAATACCAAATCACCTAAGAAATATCTGGAAATCCTCCAGAGCTCTAAAGCGAAAACAAAGAAAATAAGCGCCAAAGATATTGATGTGCTTTTTATTAGAAACAATCCTACCGAAGAAAACGCTGCACGCGCTTGGGCAGAGCAAGCAGGTGTTGCTTTTGGACGAATGATTCAGCAAGAAGGCGTACTCGTTTTAAATGATGCCTATGCTCTTTCTCATGCGTTTATCGATAAGCTTTATTTTGAAGAATTACCGGCAGATATAAAACCCGATTCACTAATTACAAGAAATAAAGAAGACATTCTAAAATTTTGGGAAGATCATGATCGTAAAATGGTTTTAAAACCCTTAGAAGGTTCTGGTGGTGAAGATGTATATCTTATCGATGAGAACGAGAAAAACATCAATCAGATCATAGAACATCTTAGTAAAAGTGGATACATCATCGCACAAGAATTTCTACCTGCCGTTAAAGAGGGCGATGTGCGAATTTTACTTATGAATGGTCGAGTGATCGATCGTGATGGTAAAAAGGCTATTATTAGAAGAGTTAGTGGTGAGGGAGAATTCCGTAGTAATTTTAGACAAGGTGCCACAGCCGATAGTAGCGATCTTACCGATGCCATGAAAAGAATTGTTAGTTTAACTGCGCCAAAATTAATTAGAGACGGCTTGTTTTTCGTAGGCCTGGATGTGGTAAAAGATAAATTGATCGAAATTAATGTCTTAAGTCCCGGTGGATTAGATCACATGAGCGAAATAGGAATGCCCGATTTTACAGATGAAATTATCGAAGCCATCGAGCGAAAATTAGAATACAAAACAATGTATGATGGTAAGCTTTCTAATCGCGTATTAGCGACAATGGTATAA
- a CDS encoding succinylglutamate desuccinylase/aspartoacylase domain-containing protein: MNDTLDKEIPRILGTYSSGNKGALLFVSAGIHGNEPSGVKALLKVFEELKKAKPEINGTIVGVSGNKVALNENKRYIDEDLNRAWTEENIENHNTETHEQKEMWEIIEVLEQYPESDFTKRYFLDCHTTSAASVPYISVQVKNDNDAWAHRFPTYIIRGFSDLVYGCVDHYLTRIGVTGFVFEAGQHTAKESVENHEGMIWLALKEACDLDLEKIPSYPECVTRFSEKNAPEQKTFEINHRYGLKDDDVFKMQPGYENFQKIEKGELLAIKNGEEVKSEWNARIFMPLYQAQGNDGFFVVEEV; this comes from the coding sequence ATGAATGATACCTTAGATAAAGAAATCCCTCGAATATTGGGAACATATAGCAGCGGAAATAAAGGTGCTTTGCTTTTTGTTTCTGCCGGAATTCATGGAAATGAGCCTAGCGGAGTTAAAGCCTTACTGAAAGTTTTTGAAGAACTAAAAAAAGCTAAACCTGAAATCAACGGAACTATTGTTGGTGTCTCCGGTAATAAAGTCGCACTAAATGAGAACAAGCGATATATCGACGAAGATCTTAATCGTGCCTGGACTGAAGAGAATATCGAAAATCACAATACTGAAACTCACGAACAAAAAGAAATGTGGGAAATTATTGAGGTGTTAGAACAGTACCCAGAATCAGATTTTACGAAGCGATATTTTTTAGATTGCCATACAACCTCAGCTGCAAGTGTACCTTATATTTCTGTGCAGGTAAAGAATGATAATGATGCCTGGGCGCATCGTTTCCCTACATACATTATTCGCGGTTTTAGTGATTTAGTTTATGGCTGTGTCGATCATTATTTAACCAGAATTGGGGTTACCGGATTTGTTTTTGAGGCAGGACAACATACTGCAAAAGAATCTGTAGAAAATCATGAAGGAATGATTTGGTTGGCATTAAAAGAAGCTTGCGATCTCGACTTAGAAAAGATACCCTCTTATCCAGAATGTGTTACAAGATTCTCAGAGAAAAACGCACCTGAACAAAAAACCTTCGAGATCAATCATAGATATGGATTGAAGGATGATGATGTTTTTAAAATGCAACCAGGCTATGAAAATTTTCAGAAAATTGAAAAAGGTGAATTACTTGCTATTAAGAACGGCGAAGAAGTTAAAAGTGAGTGGAACGCTAGAATTTTTATGCCATTATACCAGGCACAGGGAAATGATGGTTTCTTTGTTGTAGAAGAAGTTTAA
- a CDS encoding lactonase family protein gives MINRKLAVAVVIAGLSLSSCKNEKKESEENISEMNEKSANLNTAFIGTYTKKEGHVDGKADGILTIKQDPETGNISLDKTMAEVINPSFVKLTSDNKYLYAVSELGDKDGASGFIHSFQVRENDSLYEVDKVSTEAYAPCHIEIDKTNKFAFVSNYMGGVVVMYRIQQDGSLEKHQQLNMPNSEKSHTHSVSISEDNKHVYICDLGLDKIWIYDLDAKDKTIKKNEMESVSLTKGAGPRHFTFSKDQKFAYSMNELNSTISVFKVEKNGGLNLINSVSSIPEDFTEDNSGADIHISPSGDYLYASNRGHNSIAIFKINKENGKIEHIGFESTNGKTPRNFAISEDGSYLYAANQDSGDIQSYKIDETTGKLDALGDPTAVPTPVCIEFLN, from the coding sequence ATGATAAATCGTAAACTGGCTGTTGCAGTGGTAATAGCCGGCCTGTCACTTAGTAGTTGTAAAAACGAAAAAAAGGAAAGTGAAGAAAATATTTCTGAAATGAATGAAAAAAGCGCAAATTTAAATACGGCATTCATAGGAACGTATACCAAAAAAGAAGGTCATGTAGATGGCAAAGCTGATGGTATTTTAACAATAAAACAAGACCCCGAAACAGGCAATATTAGCTTAGACAAAACAATGGCTGAAGTTATAAACCCATCTTTTGTAAAGCTTACCAGCGATAATAAATATCTGTATGCTGTAAGTGAATTAGGAGATAAGGATGGCGCATCTGGATTTATACACAGTTTTCAGGTAAGAGAAAATGATAGTTTGTACGAGGTTGATAAAGTTTCTACGGAAGCTTACGCACCATGCCATATTGAGATAGATAAAACAAATAAGTTTGCTTTTGTTTCTAATTACATGGGTGGAGTAGTGGTAATGTATCGCATTCAGCAGGACGGAAGTCTAGAGAAGCATCAGCAACTAAATATGCCAAATTCAGAAAAATCACATACGCATTCCGTATCTATTTCCGAAGATAACAAGCACGTGTACATTTGCGATCTTGGTTTAGATAAAATATGGATTTACGATCTTGATGCTAAAGACAAAACGATTAAAAAGAATGAAATGGAATCGGTTAGTCTAACTAAAGGCGCTGGTCCAAGACATTTTACATTTAGTAAAGATCAAAAATTCGCTTATAGTATGAACGAATTAAATAGCACTATAAGCGTTTTTAAGGTTGAAAAAAATGGAGGCTTAAATTTAATAAATTCAGTTTCCAGTATTCCTGAAGATTTTACTGAAGATAATAGCGGAGCCGATATTCATATTTCTCCTTCTGGCGATTATTTATATGCATCAAATCGCGGTCATAACAGTATCGCTATTTTTAAGATCAATAAAGAAAATGGGAAAATAGAGCATATAGGTTTTGAAAGTACGAATGGAAAAACACCACGTAATTTTGCTATTTCTGAAGATGGAAGTTATTTGTATGCCGCCAATCAGGATTCTGGTGACATCCAATCTTATAAGATAGACGAAACAACGGGTAAATTAGATGCTCTTGGAGATCCAACGGCAGTTCCTACGCCTGTTTGTATTGAATTTTTAAATTAA
- the corA gene encoding magnesium/cobalt transporter CorA yields the protein MSKTKRKRLSLRRPKSSKALNQIPGTVTYVGNKEHTETLLDVIDYNPEEYERFRSKNPQDALKFVDESKITWINIDGLNNTEEIEKLGKYYELHPLILEDIANTNQRPKIDEYQDYLFIVAKMLYYNAGGTLEIEHISLVVGKDYVLTFQEAGGDVFDGVRERIEQKKGRIRNRKADYLLFALLDAIIDNYFIVIEDISEKIEGFEDQIFLDDQDEDLVREIQELKRAIVRIRRAVFPLREVLGRLEKIDHPIIEEKTGNYLRDLVDHIVQISENIDIYREMIWSLMDMYMTTISNKMNEVMKVLTIMASIFIPLTFIAGIYGMNFEYMPELQWKYSYFVLLGVMVIVFLLMLYYFKRKKWL from the coding sequence ATGTCGAAAACGAAAAGGAAACGACTATCGCTTCGCAGGCCCAAGTCTAGCAAAGCCTTAAATCAAATTCCAGGAACGGTCACCTATGTTGGTAATAAAGAACATACAGAAACTTTATTAGACGTAATTGATTATAATCCTGAAGAATATGAGCGTTTTAGATCGAAAAATCCTCAGGATGCTTTAAAATTTGTCGATGAATCCAAGATCACATGGATAAATATCGATGGATTAAATAATACCGAGGAAATAGAAAAACTCGGGAAATACTACGAGCTGCATCCGCTAATTTTAGAAGATATTGCCAACACCAATCAGCGTCCCAAAATTGACGAATATCAGGACTATCTTTTTATAGTCGCTAAAATGCTCTATTATAATGCTGGCGGAACTTTGGAGATCGAACATATAAGTTTGGTTGTAGGTAAGGATTATGTACTCACCTTTCAGGAAGCCGGCGGAGACGTTTTTGATGGCGTTCGTGAACGTATTGAGCAGAAGAAAGGTCGAATTAGAAACCGAAAAGCAGATTATCTGCTTTTTGCTTTGCTGGATGCTATAATCGATAATTATTTTATAGTTATAGAAGATATTAGTGAAAAGATCGAAGGTTTTGAAGATCAGATTTTTCTTGACGATCAGGACGAAGATTTAGTAAGGGAAATTCAGGAATTAAAACGAGCAATTGTTAGGATTAGAAGAGCGGTTTTTCCTTTGCGTGAAGTCTTAGGGAGGTTAGAAAAGATCGATCATCCAATAATAGAAGAAAAGACCGGTAATTATTTGCGTGATCTTGTAGATCATATTGTGCAAATTTCAGAGAATATTGATATTTATCGAGAGATGATATGGAGTTTGATGGATATGTATATGACCACGATTAGTAACAAGATGAACGAGGTAATGAAGGTGCTTACCATCATGGCCTCGATTTTTATTCCGCTAACATTTATCGCGGGGATCTACGGAATGAATTTCGAATATATGCCCGAATTACAATGGAAATATAGTTACTTTGTGCTTTTGGGAGTAATGGTGATCGTGTTTTTATTGATGCTCTATTATTTTAAACGGAAAAAATGGCTCTAA
- the recQ gene encoding DNA helicase RecQ yields the protein MEKQQLHNTLKEYFGYDKFRPLQENIIQSIFEGNDNLVIMPTGGGKSICYQLPAILLPKLTIVISPLIALMKDQVDGLKANGIEAEFLNSSQDAADQEVIFQKIDKNELKLLYIAPESLQVLDRFLTEETISLIAIDEAHCISSWGHDFRPAYTQLGYLKNKFSKTPIVALTATADKATRHDICQQLNIPNAEKHISSFDRKNLSLEVRQGIKRFEQIAKFIKSRPNESGIIYCLSRKNTEELSEKLQKKGLDAKAYHAGLKHEQRESIQDDFINDKTEIICATIAFGMGIDKSNIRWVIHYNMPKNLEGYYQEIGRAGRDGLPSATLLFHSYADVVQLQRFAENTKNKDIQIAKLDRMKQYAEALTCRRKILLSYFGEIKQEDCGNCDICKNPPQFFDATVASQKALSCIYRLKGKEPLTTVVDVLRGSQNEQTLSKNYNTLTTYGVGQDISWNNWQQYILQLINLGYAEIAFHQGNALKLTKHAKEVLFEGKKVHLAKIPDRKVQTSASSQTSDQVTSENSLFEKLRQLRLEIAREEEIPAYLIFNDATLKEMERSRPMTDEEFMLINGVGRKKMQEYGFRFIKEIIGFSKQKRTRKKQKKGKTYKITGELYAEGKTPEEIAKERELSEITIMSHLLKLYDEGEDIDLNQFVSKSDMEAVRKAKKELENPEKLKPYFEHFEEAIPYNSIKIALKIIDKED from the coding sequence ATGGAGAAACAGCAGTTGCATAACACGCTTAAAGAATATTTTGGTTACGATAAATTTAGACCATTACAGGAAAATATTATCCAATCGATATTTGAGGGTAACGACAATCTGGTGATTATGCCTACCGGTGGTGGTAAATCTATTTGTTACCAGTTACCAGCAATTCTTTTACCTAAACTTACCATTGTTATTTCTCCCCTCATTGCTTTAATGAAAGATCAGGTCGATGGTCTAAAAGCAAATGGCATTGAAGCCGAATTTCTAAATAGTAGCCAGGATGCAGCAGATCAAGAAGTCATATTTCAGAAAATCGATAAAAACGAGCTGAAATTACTTTATATCGCTCCAGAAAGTTTGCAAGTTCTAGATCGATTTTTAACTGAAGAAACCATCAGTTTAATCGCAATCGACGAGGCGCATTGTATTTCTAGCTGGGGGCACGATTTTAGACCTGCTTATACTCAGCTTGGTTATTTAAAGAACAAATTTTCTAAAACACCAATTGTAGCGTTAACCGCCACCGCCGATAAAGCAACGCGACATGACATTTGCCAACAGCTTAATATTCCTAATGCTGAAAAGCATATTTCTTCTTTCGACCGTAAAAATTTAAGCCTCGAAGTTCGGCAGGGAATAAAACGTTTTGAGCAAATCGCCAAGTTCATTAAAAGCAGGCCGAATGAAAGCGGAATTATATATTGCCTTAGCCGAAAAAACACAGAAGAACTTTCCGAAAAACTTCAGAAGAAAGGATTAGACGCTAAAGCGTATCACGCAGGATTAAAACATGAACAGCGCGAAAGCATTCAGGATGATTTTATTAACGATAAAACTGAAATTATCTGTGCGACCATCGCTTTTGGGATGGGAATCGACAAATCGAACATACGCTGGGTAATTCATTATAACATGCCTAAAAACCTGGAAGGTTACTATCAGGAGATAGGGCGTGCCGGTCGTGATGGATTACCTTCTGCTACTTTATTGTTTCATAGTTATGCTGATGTTGTACAACTACAACGTTTTGCTGAAAACACTAAGAATAAAGATATCCAGATTGCTAAGTTAGACCGAATGAAGCAATATGCGGAAGCGCTTACCTGCCGCCGAAAAATATTGCTTAGCTATTTTGGCGAAATTAAGCAGGAAGATTGTGGTAATTGTGATATTTGTAAAAATCCGCCACAATTTTTTGATGCAACCGTCGCTTCACAAAAAGCACTATCCTGTATCTATAGATTGAAAGGTAAAGAACCGCTAACTACAGTGGTAGATGTTTTACGTGGTAGCCAAAACGAACAAACGCTATCTAAAAACTATAATACGCTAACGACCTATGGTGTTGGGCAAGATATTTCTTGGAATAACTGGCAGCAATATATTCTTCAGCTCATTAATTTAGGCTATGCTGAAATTGCTTTTCACCAAGGAAATGCGCTCAAATTGACCAAACATGCTAAAGAGGTGCTTTTTGAAGGTAAAAAGGTTCATTTAGCTAAAATACCAGATCGCAAGGTACAAACCTCAGCATCTTCACAAACTTCAGATCAGGTTACTTCGGAAAATTCACTTTTCGAAAAACTAAGACAACTTCGTCTAGAGATTGCCAGAGAAGAAGAAATTCCGGCCTATCTTATTTTCAATGATGCAACGTTGAAAGAAATGGAGCGCTCCCGGCCAATGACCGATGAGGAATTTATGCTGATTAATGGAGTTGGACGTAAGAAAATGCAGGAATATGGTTTCCGATTTATAAAAGAGATCATCGGTTTTTCAAAACAAAAACGAACTAGAAAAAAACAGAAAAAAGGCAAAACTTATAAAATTACGGGTGAATTATATGCTGAAGGAAAAACGCCGGAAGAAATTGCCAAAGAAAGAGAACTTTCTGAAATTACCATCATGTCGCATCTTCTAAAACTCTATGATGAAGGCGAAGATATCGATCTAAACCAATTTGTATCAAAATCTGATATGGAAGCTGTTCGAAAAGCCAAGAAAGAACTAGAAAATCCCGAGAAGCTAAAACCTTATTTCGAACATTTTGAAGAAGCTATTCCTTACAACAGTATTAAAATTGCACTCAAAATTATCGATAAAGAAGATTAA
- a CDS encoding cysteine hydrolase family protein, with translation MDTALILIDIQNDYFENGKMELSQPEEASLNVKKILEEFRKEKLPIIHIQHESLRSDASFFVPKTEGVEIHENVKPIDGEKIIIKHFPNSFIETELLKTLKDKGINKLVICGMMTHMCVDATTRAAKDFGFDCTVIADACATKDLEIHGEHVKANEVQKSFLAALDYFYSDVLTTEKFLKI, from the coding sequence ATGGATACAGCCTTGATATTAATTGATATTCAGAACGATTACTTCGAGAATGGGAAAATGGAACTTTCACAGCCCGAAGAAGCGAGTTTGAATGTTAAGAAAATTTTAGAGGAATTTAGAAAAGAAAAACTTCCTATTATTCATATTCAACACGAATCTTTGCGTTCTGATGCTTCTTTCTTTGTTCCAAAAACTGAAGGAGTAGAAATTCACGAAAATGTAAAACCTATAGACGGGGAAAAAATCATAATAAAACATTTTCCTAACAGTTTTATAGAAACTGAATTGCTAAAAACCTTAAAAGATAAAGGAATAAATAAATTGGTGATCTGCGGAATGATGACGCATATGTGCGTAGACGCAACCACCAGAGCTGCAAAAGACTTCGGATTTGATTGCACCGTTATTGCGGATGCTTGTGCTACCAAAGATTTGGAAATACATGGAGAACATGTAAAAGCTAACGAAGTTCAAAAATCTTTTCTTGCCGCATTAGACTACTTTTATTCAGACGTTTTAACAACTGAAAAATTTCTTAAAATTTGA
- the truA gene encoding tRNA pseudouridine(38-40) synthase TruA, giving the protein MQRVRFYYLIKVQYLGYRLHGWQKQPNLKTVEGLITKTLRYVMPDGKYKILGCSRTDAMVSSNGSAFELFLDEEPLDDLKEFLDLFNLNLPQDIRVTDIEQVDSKFNIIQHSKVKEYAYLFSFGSKNHPFCAPFMANFQFDMDIELMKKGAHLFNGMHNFRNYCVRVSEKSTFEREIIKAEIVENTLYTANFFPEKSYIFHVHGKGFLRHQVRLMMGAMIQLGRGEFTLQHIEESLKEGSALQMNYSAPASGLILNDLHFE; this is encoded by the coding sequence ATGCAGAGAGTCCGATTTTATTACCTAATCAAAGTTCAATACTTAGGCTATCGTTTACATGGTTGGCAAAAACAGCCCAATCTTAAAACAGTAGAGGGTTTAATCACTAAAACCCTGCGTTATGTAATGCCCGATGGGAAATATAAGATTTTGGGTTGTAGTCGTACCGACGCTATGGTTTCTTCAAACGGATCTGCTTTCGAACTTTTTTTGGATGAAGAACCTTTAGATGATCTAAAGGAGTTTTTGGATCTTTTTAATCTAAATCTTCCGCAGGATATACGAGTGACGGATATAGAACAAGTCGACTCAAAATTCAATATTATTCAGCATTCTAAAGTAAAGGAGTACGCGTATTTATTTTCCTTCGGAAGTAAAAATCATCCTTTTTGTGCGCCGTTTATGGCCAATTTTCAGTTTGATATGGATATTGAATTGATGAAAAAAGGTGCGCATCTTTTTAATGGCATGCACAACTTCAGAAATTATTGCGTGCGGGTTTCAGAGAAAAGCACATTTGAGCGTGAAATAATTAAAGCTGAAATTGTAGAAAATACCTTGTATACGGCAAATTTCTTTCCGGAGAAATCATATATTTTTCATGTACACGGTAAAGGCTTTTTACGCCATCAGGTTCGTTTAATGATGGGCGCTATGATTCAACTTGGTCGCGGCGAATTTACATTACAACATATTGAAGAAAGCCTAAAAGAGGGAAGTGCACTGCAAATGAATTACAGCGCACCCGCAAGCGGACTTATCCTTAACGATTTGCATTTCGAATAA
- a CDS encoding DUF1853 family protein, with product MERHSHDYDLEAFELPKRTFQRKDSVKLKNEIEKIFVLGKRVERFFEFQISNSAKFEVLLSNIQIIEDKKTLGELDFILKEKNTNQHIHVELVYKFYVYDPSFKNELSRWIGPNRKDSLLEKIDKLKSKQLPLLYKKKTQDILSGKNIATKNIVQKVCYKASLFVPKKLLGSTFTKINNDCIKGYYITFNEFASNEYETNYFYSPQKQFWPVDPIKNETWFSYQEILSQIIKFIENKKAPLVWMKTNKGIEQFFVVWW from the coding sequence TTGGAAAGACATTCTCATGACTATGATTTAGAAGCTTTCGAACTGCCTAAAAGGACTTTTCAGCGGAAAGATTCAGTAAAGCTCAAAAACGAGATTGAGAAGATATTTGTTCTAGGCAAACGTGTTGAGCGTTTCTTCGAATTTCAGATTTCCAACTCAGCAAAATTTGAAGTTTTATTGAGCAATATTCAGATTATAGAAGATAAAAAAACCTTAGGCGAACTAGATTTTATTCTGAAGGAAAAAAATACTAATCAACATATCCATGTAGAACTAGTATATAAATTCTATGTGTATGATCCTTCTTTTAAGAATGAACTTTCCAGATGGATTGGCCCCAATCGCAAGGATTCTCTACTCGAGAAAATCGATAAACTGAAATCTAAGCAACTTCCGCTGCTTTATAAGAAAAAAACACAGGATATACTTAGTGGGAAGAATATAGCTACTAAAAATATCGTTCAGAAAGTGTGTTATAAAGCGAGTTTATTTGTTCCAAAGAAACTACTAGGCAGCACTTTCACTAAAATCAACAACGATTGCATCAAAGGATATTATATTACGTTTAATGAATTTGCTTCAAATGAATACGAAACAAATTATTTTTATAGCCCACAAAAACAGTTTTGGCCGGTAGATCCTATTAAAAATGAAACATGGTTTTCGTATCAGGAAATTCTTTCGCAGATAATTAAATTTATAGAAAATAAAAAAGCTCCTTTAGTCTGGATGAAGACAAATAAAGGAATAGAGCAGTTTTTTGTGGTCTGGTGGTAA